From the genome of Faecalibacterium prausnitzii:
ACCGCTATCATGAGGCTCTGAAGTCATATCTTGATGCTCGCAATCGTCAACACTTTCTTCTGCTGATCGTGCAAGAATTCCCTCTTTTTGTCACCACATTGGCACCTCTGCTTATTTTAATCATTGGTGGAAACCAAGTGGTGTTGCAAAACATGACCATCGGTCAGCTGTTATTCTCTATTCAGATTATTGCCTACCTGTTCAATCCTCTGTCAGAAATTTCTCAACTTCATGCCCAGATTATCAGCCAGAAGCCATCCTTCGATCGTGTGGCAGACTTTCTTGCCATGCCAGATCAGCAAAAGAATACAGAAACTGTAGCCCCTCCAAAAATCGAGGCTCATAATATCGACCTGATGCGATCGGAGAGTGAGGCGCTTTTCCATGTGAACGACTTTACTGTCCATGGGAAAGGTCTGGTGCTGATCCATGGAGAGAATGGCTGCGGCAAGTCATCTCTGTTCAATATAATCTCTGGTGTGTTTGCCCCGGACGCAAAGCATCTCCGTTTCAACGAAAACGGAAGATTTAACTGCGACAAATCAAAACTAAGTTATCTTTTCTATCCTAACTTCATTTTTCCAGGTACAGTCCGAGAAAACATTGTTTGTGGACGAAAGATTTCCAATACACAGTATCAAGAACTTGAAACTGTTCTTCAGCTGCCTCCCGCTGACAAGCAGGTGACTATCAAGCCTGAGAATCTTTCTCTGGGCGAAAAGCAAAAGATTTATCTGGCACGTACTCTTTTGGGTAACTCTTCTTGCATCTTGCTGGATGAACCCGGAAGCAACCTTGACGAAAAAACTGAACATAGCCTGATCAATCACTTGTTAAAGCTCCGGGAAAAAAAGTTAATTCTCGTTATCAGTCACAATGCCTACTATGATGCCGTAGCAGATAAAACTTACGAGATTCGTAAAGGAATGATGTATCAGGTACAATCACATTAAGCTGTCTACGGATCGTCAAAGAAGTGTGCGTTTGAACAAAAAGAAAAAGTCCACAAACACTTCCCCTTACCCCGATAAAGCCAGCAAAGAAAAACAGAGCGTTCCGACGGGGAGCGCCCTGTTGTACATATCGCTGTTGTCTGTGGCTTTTGGCAGGGTGCGTCCGCAGGGCGCACCCTGTTTTTTATTTTGTCCTTAATCTTCTAACCCACGGCTCCCAGCCGTATTTTTCAAATATTCTTCCGGCTCGCCGTTTAGAATCAAATCTGCATAATGCCATTCTTTTCGGCATACGCCGTGCATTCCCGGATCTGGCCTTCGACGGATTCTTCGCGCTGATTGTCGCTGGAATAGCGGGCGTAGATTACAGCGGTCATATGAGGGCCTCCCTTCGCTCTGTATGGGGATGGATGTAACTGCATTACATTTCGTATAATGTATACCATATTTTGTGTCCTATTGCAAGGCTTTTGAGTGCCGTCTGGTGGTGTTCTTTTTGAACACTACCTGTTCTTGTACACCAAAGGCAGATGTTCGGCTGCCCGCCGTTATTTTTGGTATGACTTTCTTTCAAAACAATACGCTTCTTTGACATTTCGCTGTCAAATATGATACAATAAAAACACTTTGAGAAAGCGAGGGGAGGCAGCAGCGATGAGCGAAGCAAGAATGATGGGTTCTCTGGCAGACAGGCTGCTCAGTTTTGTGAGCACCACACCCGAACGGGACGCAAACTATGATATCGCAGTGACTCTGCTCAAGCATTACCCCCAGCTCAAAGGGATGACTCTCGGCCAGATCGCGAACCTGTGCTATACCTCCAAGGCGTCCATCTCACGGTTTTGCCGCTTTCTGGGGATGGACAGTTTCAAAGCGTTCCAGGCCTGGCTGGAACAGGACTTCACCATGCGGACCGACTATTCCCGACAGTTCTACACCATGCTGCACAACAATCAGGAAATGGCCATCGGTTCCTATCGCGACACGCTGATCAGCAACATCTATGCTACCATCACGCCTGAAAACGCCGAAGTCATCCCCGACATTGTGCGGGTGTTGCACGGCTGCGGCAAGGCGGCCTATTTCTCCCACCACTTTTTGTGGGACATCGGCCACTACTTCCAAAGTAAAATGATGATTATGGGCCGCTATGTCGAGCTGTTCATGGATTATGCCGCTCAGCTGGAGTGCGCCCGCAGCCTGACCGAAAACGACTTTGCCATCATTTGCAGCGTGGGCGGCAGCTACCCGACTCGTTACCCGGACATCTGTAACGCAATCATTTCCAGCGGCTGCAAGGTTCTGGTCATCACCCAGAACCTTGCCAGCCCCTATTTGAACACCGCCGATTTCATCCTGCAATGCGGCACCACCAACCGCAACGACGTGGGCAAATATGCAGCCCTCATGGCCAACGACCTGATCGTCATGGGCTATATGCAGGCATACGATAAAGCGTTCCAGTAAAGCATAGCAAAAAATACAGCAAGGCCGCGAGGGTTAACTGCCCTGCGGCCTTTTTATTTTGTCAAAGCGCACAAAAAACGATAAAAAAGTTTTTCGCTTTTCAGAAATTGAAACATGCGCTACCAATCTGAAATGGCGCACTTGTATTTGCAACCAAATCGAGTTCCAATCATGTTATAATTTTAGTGCAAAGAGGAAATCGGACTGGCCAGTCGTGAAAACCTTGGTATTGAAACAAATGAAGCAAGAACCAAAAGCAAAAACTGTAACTTTTTCTTTGTAGAGGACAAAACCATGAAACGATTACTCATCCGTGCTGATGACCTTGGCTACTCTGAAGGCATCAACTGCGGCATTGCGGCGGCGGTAGCAGCCGGACTGGTGCGTTCAGTGGGGGTGATGACAAATATGCCCGCAGCTGTCCACGGACTGGGGCTGCTGTATGGCCGCCCCCTTTGTCTAGGGCAGCACACCAACATTTGTGTGGGCCGGCCATTGACTGACCCCGCTCGCATCCCCAGTCTCTGTACGCCGGAAGGAGAGTTCAAACCCAGCCGCGCCTACCGAGAGGCCGCCAAAGAAGGCCGTGACTTTGTGGTGCTGGACGAGGCGATCGAGGAGATTGAAGCCCAGTATCGCCAGTTCAAAGCCTTGACCGGCCGCGAACCGAGCTATTTTGAGGGACACGCAGTGGCCAGCGCCAATTTCTTTCAGGGATTGGAAATCGTTGCCCAGCGGCACGGCCTGCCCTACTTTGCGATGGGCCGTCCCGGCGAGGCAGTAACCTTCCGCCACACCAAAGTGTACGCCTATATGCCTAGAGATTTTAAGGCATACGAGACCGACCCCTTTACGGGCGTACAGGATGCGGTGGCAAATGCTCACGAGGGCGGGTGTGACTTGATGGTCTTCCATCCGGGTTATATCGATGCCTATCTGCTGGACCATTCCAGCATGACGACCACCCGTTTACGAGAAACTTCTATGCTCTGCCGGCCCGAGGTACGCGCCTGGCTGGCGGAGCAGGATGTTCAGCTCGTCACTTACGATGATTTGACTTAAAATAGGAGGAATCAGTATGACAGACAATAAAAAGATCGCCGAGCAGGTTCTGGCGGCGGTAGGTGGAGCGGCCAATCTCAAGGATGCCACCCATTGCATGACACGCCTGCGCCTGTATCTGAAAGACGACAGCCTCCCCAAAGACGATGAGGTGAAAAAGATTTCCGGTGTGCTGGGTGTTGTGCGCGGCGGCCAGCAGTACCAGATCGTGATCGGCACCAATGTTCCGAAAGTGTATGAGGAACTGTGCAAGCTGGCAGGCATCAGCGCCAGCGCCGCCGTCAAGGATGATGCTGCTGCCGTCCAGGATGCCGCCATCACCAAACGGAAGCTGACCCCCAAGCAGGTGGGTAAGAATATCATGGGCTATCTGGCAGGCTGTATGACCCCCATGATCCCGGTGCTGCTGGCCGGAGGCTTGTTCCGTGCTGTCAACTCTATCTTTGGCCCCGACTTGTTGGGACTGTACACCCTGGAGAGCAACTTATATATCCTGTTTGATTTCTTGTACGATGCGGCGTTTTACTTTATGCCTATTCTGGTGGGTTACAATGCCGCCAAACAGCTGGGTGTCAACGGTATGCTGGGTTCTTTCATCGGCAGTGTTCTAATGGTGCCCGATTTCGCGGCTTTTGCCACCAACGGTCAAACGTTCACGGTCTTTGGCATCCCTGCTACCGTGACCAATTACGCCCAGACTGTTCTGCCTGTTATGCTGTCGGTGCCCCTGTTCTGCCTGATTTATAAACTTGTCAAAAAGTTCATGCCCGACCTGCTGACGAGCGTTTTTACCCCGTTCTTCAGCCTGATTATTTCCATGCCCTTTATCCTCTGCCTGCTGGCACCTCTGGGTACCATTGTGGGTAATGCCATCAGCGGCGGTCTTGCCTGGTTTGGCATGACCACCGGCTGGTTCGGCGTGGCTGTCATCGCCGCTCTGTGGGAGTTCCTGGTTATGAGCGGTATGCACCTGGCTCTGATGATGCCCATGATGGCCGATTTCTTCGAGACCGGCATCATCAGCGGCCCCATGAATGCGGGCAACTTTGCGACTTGGGCATGCTTCGGTGTGGCTCTGGGCGCAGCGCTCCGCCTGAAAAACAAGGATGACCGCAGCACCTCCTTTGCAGCCTTCGCTTCTGGCATTCTGGGCGGCGTCACCGAACCCACTCTGTATGGCATCTGCTTCCGCTTTACTCGTTGCTTTGTAACGATGGCCGTTGGCGGCTTTGTGGGCGGCGCCATCGCCGGCATATTCGACCTCAAGGGATATGCAATGACCTCCCCCAACTTCCTGTCTCTGCTGGGCTATGTGGGTGGTACCAATGCCAACATTGTGGTTGGCGTGGTAGCCTCCTTTGCTTCTCTGATCGTGGCAGCTGTTCTGACTTATCTGTTTGGCTTTTCCCAAAAAGATTTGGAGAGCGTTTGACTGCGTGATACCATAAAATCAAAAAGGCTGGTGTTATCGACTTGACGAAACAAATGATTTTCCCCACCAATTTCCTCTGGGGCGCGTCTACCAGCGCCTTTCAGGTAGAGGGCGGTTACAACGAAGGCGGCAAAGGCGTTGCCACCACCGATCTGGGGGCACGCCGCCCCGGCATCGCCGACAACAAAGTGGCCGCAGACCATTACCACCACTGGAAAGAGGACGTGGATCTGATGGCCGAGCTGGGCCTGAAGGTCTACCGGATGGGCTTTGCCTGGAGCCGCATCATGCCGGATGCCACCTGCACCCCCAACCCCGAGGGGCTGGCCTTTTACGACAGGCTCATCGACTATCTGTTGGAAAAAGGGATTGAACCGCTCGTTACTCTCTATCACTTCGAGTGTCCGCAGGCACTGGTGGACGCCTTCGGCGGCTGGCTCGACCGCAAGATGATCGACGCCTATCTGAAATATGCCGAGGTCTGCTTTACCCACTTCAAGGGCCGCGTCAAGCGGTGGGTCACAGTGAACGAACAGCTCATCGCCACCGCCGCCGGCATCATGAACGGCAACTTTGAGCAGGACAAGCAGAAGAACCTGCAGAACATCTACCAGATGAGCTATCATGTCTCGCTTGCCGAGCACCGGGCTATTTCGCTGCTGCGGCAGATCGACCCGGAAGCCCAAATCGGCCCGGTGTGTGCTATCCAGGTGGTCTATCCCCAGTCCAGTCGCAGCGAGGATGTTCTGGCTGCCGAGAACGCCGAAGAACTGATGGAGTTCTACCTGCTCGACCTGAGTGTCCGGGGCGAATATCCGCCCTATGTGGCCAGCTACTTAAAGAGTCATGGACTTTACCCCCAGACGCTGCCCGAAGATGCAGCCGTGCTGAAAGCCTCGACCCCCGACTTCATCGGCATCAACTATTATTTCAGCATTTGCGCCAAAGCCAAGGAGGGTCCCGTCAACTACGACCAGCCGCCCTTCTGGGTGTCGGACGCCTTCGACATCTGTGATAATCCCCACCTGCGCAAAACCGAGTGGATGGACAAGGGCATCGACCCGATGGGCCTGCATATTGGGATGCGCAAGGTCTATAATCGCTACCGTCTGCCCATGATCGTCACCGAAAACGGCATGGCCTATAGCGAAACACTAGGCCCGGACGGCCAGATCCATGATCCCTACCGCATCGAGTACCTCAAAGAGCACATCGAACAGCTGGCCATCATGATTGACGAAGGACTGCCGGTGTTCGGCTATTGCCCTTGGAGCTTTGTAGACGTGGTGTCCAGCCACCAGGGCTTTGCCAAACGATACGGCTTAGTCTACGTGGACCGCACCGAGACCGATCCCAAGCAGTGCGCCCGGGTGAAAAAGGACAGTTTCTACTGGTATCAAAAAGTGATCACCAACAACGGCCTGACAGAATAAGCCATCACCTATTTTCCCCGCAGCCGTGCGGGCAACGTCCTGCGCTGCCTGCATGGCTGTTTTGTTGTTTGAAAGGAGTTTTTGTATGCATATCGCATTCGTATCGCTGGGCGCCTTCGGGCACATCAATCCTACCCTGGCCCTCGTCACCGAACTGGTGAAGAAAGGCGTTCGAGTGACTTATTTCACCACTGAAGCCTTCCGCACTATCATTGAGCCCACCGGGGCAAAGTTCGTCGCCGTACCCTCCTGGATGGCGGAAAACGACAAGCATAATGAGGACGGCGAAAAGAAAGAGGATGACGGCGGAGTGGCCGCCGCGGTGCCCTTCCTGTTCTTAAACGAGGCAGGAGCCTACATCGACACTGTGCTGGACACCCTGAAAAACGACAAACCCGACGCTGTCGTCCACGACTTTGCGGGCATTGCCGGCACAATCGCGGCGGACAACCTCAAGGTTGCCAACGTCATGCTCTACACCAGCTACCCCTCCAACGACAGCTACTCGGTAGCCGCCGGGTTCGAGAACTGCCCGCCGGACCACCCTCTGCGCAAGGCCGCGGCGCAGTTGGCCCAGACCTATGCCGAAAAATATGGCTGCCGCCTGCTGACCGTCAAGGAGATCTTCGACGGCCACGGGGACTTCAACCTGGTCATGATGCAGAAAAAGTTGGTTCCCAATTACGAGACTTTCGATGACAGTTTCGTGTTCACCGGGGTACAGATCGGCAAGCGGA
Proteins encoded in this window:
- a CDS encoding glycoside hydrolase family 1 protein, with product MIFPTNFLWGASTSAFQVEGGYNEGGKGVATTDLGARRPGIADNKVAADHYHHWKEDVDLMAELGLKVYRMGFAWSRIMPDATCTPNPEGLAFYDRLIDYLLEKGIEPLVTLYHFECPQALVDAFGGWLDRKMIDAYLKYAEVCFTHFKGRVKRWVTVNEQLIATAAGIMNGNFEQDKQKNLQNIYQMSYHVSLAEHRAISLLRQIDPEAQIGPVCAIQVVYPQSSRSEDVLAAENAEELMEFYLLDLSVRGEYPPYVASYLKSHGLYPQTLPEDAAVLKASTPDFIGINYYFSICAKAKEGPVNYDQPPFWVSDAFDICDNPHLRKTEWMDKGIDPMGLHIGMRKVYNRYRLPMIVTENGMAYSETLGPDGQIHDPYRIEYLKEHIEQLAIMIDEGLPVFGYCPWSFVDVVSSHQGFAKRYGLVYVDRTETDPKQCARVKKDSFYWYQKVITNNGLTE
- a CDS encoding macrolide family glycosyltransferase, producing MHIAFVSLGAFGHINPTLALVTELVKKGVRVTYFTTEAFRTIIEPTGAKFVAVPSWMAENDKHNEDGEKKEDDGGVAAAVPFLFLNEAGAYIDTVLDTLKNDKPDAVVHDFAGIAGTIAADNLKVANVMLYTSYPSNDSYSVAAGFENCPPDHPLRKAAAQLAQTYAEKYGCRLLTVKEIFDGHGDFNLVMMQKKLVPNYETFDDSFVFTGVQIGKRTAFGSWKAPDNGKPLLYSSLGTAFNNWPEYYPILFDAVRDLDINVFAALGSIDPASLKDIPANVEVGQMVPQLDILSQASVFITHAGMGGTGEAIYYGVPMIAIPQMEEQAITARQIKKLGLGCAFLDKNAITSEGLKAAIVKLLTEPSYKETAYAFSEDMRSLGGAKASAEALLAYLKQ
- a CDS encoding PTS transporter subunit EIIC, which translates into the protein MTDNKKIAEQVLAAVGGAANLKDATHCMTRLRLYLKDDSLPKDDEVKKISGVLGVVRGGQQYQIVIGTNVPKVYEELCKLAGISASAAVKDDAAAVQDAAITKRKLTPKQVGKNIMGYLAGCMTPMIPVLLAGGLFRAVNSIFGPDLLGLYTLESNLYILFDFLYDAAFYFMPILVGYNAAKQLGVNGMLGSFIGSVLMVPDFAAFATNGQTFTVFGIPATVTNYAQTVLPVMLSVPLFCLIYKLVKKFMPDLLTSVFTPFFSLIISMPFILCLLAPLGTIVGNAISGGLAWFGMTTGWFGVAVIAALWEFLVMSGMHLALMMPMMADFFETGIISGPMNAGNFATWACFGVALGAALRLKNKDDRSTSFAAFASGILGGVTEPTLYGICFRFTRCFVTMAVGGFVGGAIAGIFDLKGYAMTSPNFLSLLGYVGGTNANIVVGVVASFASLIVAAVLTYLFGFSQKDLESV
- a CDS encoding MurR/RpiR family transcriptional regulator; amino-acid sequence: MSEARMMGSLADRLLSFVSTTPERDANYDIAVTLLKHYPQLKGMTLGQIANLCYTSKASISRFCRFLGMDSFKAFQAWLEQDFTMRTDYSRQFYTMLHNNQEMAIGSYRDTLISNIYATITPENAEVIPDIVRVLHGCGKAAYFSHHFLWDIGHYFQSKMMIMGRYVELFMDYAAQLECARSLTENDFAIICSVGGSYPTRYPDICNAIISSGCKVLVITQNLASPYLNTADFILQCGTTNRNDVGKYAALMANDLIVMGYMQAYDKAFQ
- a CDS encoding ChbG/HpnK family deacetylase, coding for MKRLLIRADDLGYSEGINCGIAAAVAAGLVRSVGVMTNMPAAVHGLGLLYGRPLCLGQHTNICVGRPLTDPARIPSLCTPEGEFKPSRAYREAAKEGRDFVVLDEAIEEIEAQYRQFKALTGREPSYFEGHAVASANFFQGLEIVAQRHGLPYFAMGRPGEAVTFRHTKVYAYMPRDFKAYETDPFTGVQDAVANAHEGGCDLMVFHPGYIDAYLLDHSSMTTTRLRETSMLCRPEVRAWLAEQDVQLVTYDDLT
- a CDS encoding ATP-binding cassette domain-containing protein, with product MKQYLEKRGIYITWSQLVMRIIFDLVGFLLALLPAGLTLYLTDVWITSGTHMPTSWILGIIVCVFLIHSYQFYFVNYNSQMNADRMAGNYRQHLAQKILSSSIPAYESQNKARIQNMANDVSAIYTVSSYLVTVPANLVKVIIIIGLLLFYASPSVVLTAIILIPLYMVPSFLNKSKLERLVAKEREAGDLWFQEFDVILNGKVSITLNKVENYMQNRYHEALKSYLDARNRQHFLLLIVQEFPLFVTTLAPLLILIIGGNQVVLQNMTIGQLLFSIQIIAYLFNPLSEISQLHAQIISQKPSFDRVADFLAMPDQQKNTETVAPPKIEAHNIDLMRSESEALFHVNDFTVHGKGLVLIHGENGCGKSSLFNIISGVFAPDAKHLRFNENGRFNCDKSKLSYLFYPNFIFPGTVRENIVCGRKISNTQYQELETVLQLPPADKQVTIKPENLSLGEKQKIYLARTLLGNSSCILLDEPGSNLDEKTEHSLINHLLKLREKKLILVISHNAYYDAVADKTYEIRKGMMYQVQSH